From the genome of Mycobacterium dioxanotrophicus, one region includes:
- a CDS encoding nitric oxide reductase activation protein NorD has translation MSELTDRHAIALERSCGVTAVALSGGRRAGVRLVTGEQRAFGMNTGLTVIHVPYPAPAAGWTRRTLTCGVALQCAPSKDRLLDYRLNELSTRELHALALVEGSVAMGWIAGAWPGLIPEIRCLLPGLVIGDPDTQPAEMLNRAVALARSPHGLVVDPLLGRLPTSHTAPAGLTDSLRRRFGRLPWTTTQKRLPRPYSVPVGGDGGVRNPNLPPPSRPQDNDLDITPHHRPGIPYPEWNAWTQSFLRDHVAVVEYGKAQGPQRHPVISAELRRWFQEPTHRAMINRREDGSDLDVDSYVRHHIDMRTGEATEPRVFRELLPSSRDVATAVLLDGSSSLGVHGGRIFRLELACADALSRAMSQARERHGLFVFTGNTRHRVEVRCLKDFPEPRSVAPSTAGLVTGGYTRLGAPLRHLTRRLLEQPAERRLLMVIGDGLISDEGYEGRYAWADAAHAVEEANEAGVSVYYVGVGPTRVDPLPEVFGSRRSQRIRRVEDLPRVLAHVHRELVSA, from the coding sequence ATGAGTGAGCTCACCGACCGGCACGCCATCGCCCTGGAACGCAGTTGCGGGGTTACCGCGGTGGCATTGAGCGGTGGCCGGCGTGCGGGTGTGCGCCTGGTGACGGGTGAGCAGCGTGCCTTCGGAATGAACACTGGGCTCACGGTGATCCACGTACCCTACCCGGCGCCGGCGGCGGGCTGGACCCGCAGAACGTTGACCTGCGGCGTGGCGCTGCAATGCGCACCGTCGAAGGATCGGTTGCTCGACTACCGGCTCAACGAGCTCTCCACGCGCGAACTGCACGCACTCGCCCTGGTGGAAGGCAGTGTCGCAATGGGCTGGATCGCAGGTGCCTGGCCCGGCCTGATACCCGAAATCCGGTGCCTGCTACCGGGGCTCGTGATCGGCGATCCCGATACGCAGCCCGCCGAAATGCTCAACCGGGCCGTCGCACTGGCCCGCAGCCCGCACGGCCTCGTCGTCGACCCGCTGCTGGGTCGGTTACCCACGTCGCACACCGCGCCGGCCGGGCTCACCGACTCCCTGCGGCGCAGGTTCGGTCGCCTGCCCTGGACCACCACCCAGAAGCGGTTGCCCCGACCGTATTCGGTCCCGGTCGGAGGTGACGGCGGCGTCCGCAACCCGAACCTTCCCCCGCCGAGCCGTCCGCAGGACAACGACCTCGACATCACGCCGCACCATCGCCCCGGCATCCCGTACCCCGAGTGGAATGCGTGGACGCAGAGTTTCCTGCGCGATCATGTCGCCGTGGTCGAATATGGCAAAGCGCAAGGACCGCAACGTCATCCGGTGATATCAGCGGAGCTGCGCCGGTGGTTCCAGGAACCCACGCACCGCGCGATGATCAACCGTCGGGAAGACGGGTCCGATCTGGACGTGGATTCCTACGTGCGCCACCACATCGACATGAGAACCGGGGAGGCCACCGAGCCGCGGGTGTTCCGCGAACTGCTACCCAGCAGCCGTGATGTCGCCACCGCAGTGCTGCTCGACGGCAGCTCATCACTGGGCGTGCACGGTGGCCGGATCTTCCGGCTGGAACTGGCCTGTGCAGATGCCTTGTCCCGGGCCATGAGTCAGGCGCGGGAACGCCACGGGCTCTTCGTGTTCACCGGCAACACGCGCCACCGCGTGGAAGTCCGCTGCCTCAAAGACTTTCCCGAGCCGCGCAGCGTCGCGCCCAGTACCGCGGGTCTGGTCACCGGTGGCTACACGCGCCTGGGTGCGCCGCTGCGGCATCTGACCAGACGGCTGCTGGAGCAGCCCGCCGAACGCCGGCTGCTCATGGTGATCGGTGACGGCCTGATCTCCGACGAAGGCTATGAAGGGCGCTACGCATGGGCCGATGCCGCCCACGCAGTCGAGGAGGCCAACGAGGCCGGTGTGTCTGTGTACTACGTCGGCGTGGGGCCGACGCGCGTCGATCCGCTACCGGAAGTGTTCGGATCACGGCGCTCCCAACGCATCCGGCGTGTGGAGGACCTACCCCGGGTCCTGGCACACGTACACCGCGAACTCGTCTCGGCCTGA